From Gimesia panareensis, the proteins below share one genomic window:
- a CDS encoding proline--tRNA ligase: protein MRWSNTLIPTIKEVPADAEIPSHQLMLRAGLIRQLMAGAYTYLPLGWKSIQKAAQIVREEMDAAGAAELHMPALQPLGLFERTQRKEAFGSVLIQFNVPRGNRLIPMALGPTHEEVVTDLISHCISSYKQLPLTVYQIQTKFRNEERPRFGVLRTSEFLMKDAYSFSSSVEQLDEIYDRMYRAYCRIFARCGLKYLPVEAESGPIGGDASHEFMIPSENGEDSIVYCEASGYAANMERADTGRQTPEIKTPADAGTLEKQATPAATSIEQVSQLLGCEPSQMIKTLIYLADGEPVAVLIRGDHEANEGKIRRALGAATVELADEKTIQQVTGAPTGFAGPVGIKCKIIADHDIPVIANAITGANEADAHLLNVNVGRDYELETTYDLRNAAAGDPCPKSGEPLAIVHGIEVGHVFKLGTKYTEALDADFLDEKEKRHPIIMGCYGIGVNRIIAGLAETKHDDKGLIWPLAVAPYEVLVIPLNTKDDEVMQTAERYYEELKAAGVDVLFDDRNARAGVKFNDADLIGIPYRIVIGGKGLQNGEIETKWRTADEAEMIALDAGITPILDALAARKAEEYKAANVPE, encoded by the coding sequence GTGCGCTGGTCAAACACACTGATCCCCACGATTAAAGAAGTCCCCGCGGATGCGGAAATCCCCAGCCATCAGTTAATGCTCCGCGCCGGACTGATCCGTCAGTTGATGGCGGGCGCCTACACCTACCTCCCCCTCGGCTGGAAATCGATTCAGAAAGCAGCCCAGATCGTGCGGGAAGAGATGGATGCTGCCGGCGCCGCGGAATTGCACATGCCCGCGCTGCAGCCTCTGGGACTGTTCGAACGCACGCAGCGGAAAGAAGCCTTCGGCTCAGTCCTGATCCAGTTCAACGTCCCCCGCGGCAACCGCCTGATCCCCATGGCCCTGGGTCCCACACATGAAGAAGTTGTCACGGACCTGATCAGCCACTGCATCAGCAGTTACAAACAGCTGCCGCTGACCGTCTATCAGATTCAGACCAAGTTCCGCAACGAAGAACGCCCCCGGTTCGGCGTTCTGCGAACGAGCGAATTTCTGATGAAAGACGCCTACAGCTTCAGTTCCTCCGTGGAACAGCTGGATGAAATCTACGACCGTATGTACCGGGCCTACTGCCGTATCTTTGCCCGCTGCGGACTGAAATACCTGCCCGTGGAAGCGGAAAGCGGCCCCATCGGCGGTGATGCCTCCCACGAATTCATGATTCCCTCCGAAAACGGGGAAGACTCGATCGTCTACTGCGAAGCCTCCGGATACGCGGCCAACATGGAACGGGCCGACACCGGTCGCCAGACTCCCGAAATCAAAACTCCTGCGGACGCAGGAACCCTGGAAAAACAGGCCACCCCCGCAGCCACCAGCATAGAGCAGGTCAGCCAGTTACTGGGCTGCGAACCTTCCCAGATGATCAAAACGCTGATCTACCTGGCCGATGGTGAACCGGTGGCCGTCCTGATCCGGGGCGATCATGAAGCCAACGAAGGCAAAATCCGCCGGGCCCTGGGAGCCGCGACAGTCGAACTCGCCGATGAGAAGACGATCCAGCAAGTGACTGGCGCCCCGACTGGCTTTGCCGGCCCTGTAGGGATTAAATGCAAAATCATTGCCGACCACGATATTCCGGTGATCGCAAATGCCATCACGGGTGCCAACGAAGCCGACGCTCATTTACTGAATGTCAACGTGGGCCGTGACTACGAACTGGAGACCACATACGACCTGCGAAATGCTGCTGCCGGCGATCCCTGCCCCAAAAGTGGAGAGCCACTGGCAATCGTGCATGGCATCGAAGTCGGTCATGTCTTCAAGCTCGGCACCAAATATACCGAAGCCCTCGATGCTGATTTTCTGGATGAAAAAGAGAAACGGCATCCGATCATCATGGGCTGTTACGGTATCGGTGTGAACCGCATCATCGCCGGTCTTGCGGAAACGAAGCACGACGACAAGGGACTGATCTGGCCGCTGGCAGTCGCCCCTTACGAAGTCCTCGTGATTCCGCTCAACACCAAAGACGACGAAGTCATGCAGACCGCCGAGCGCTATTACGAGGAACTCAAAGCGGCTGGAGTCGACGTCCTCTTCGACGACCGCAACGCCCGGGCCGGTGTCAAATTCAATGACGCCGACCTGATTGGCATCCCCTACCGCATCGTCATCGGCGGCAAGGGGCTGCAGAACGGCGAGATCGAAACCAAATGGCGAACCGCAGACGAGGCAGAAATGATCGCCCTTGATGCAGGAATCACCCCCATTCTGGATGCACTCGCTGCTCGTAAAGCGGAAGAATACAAAGCCGCAAACGTACCTGAATAG
- a CDS encoding 3'-5' exoribonuclease YhaM family protein, with translation MSRQNINQLKDGDTVNEVFLLVDKQLRANRNASLFLSADLRDSTGVVNARMWNVVEERMQHFQSGNYVQVKGKVHLFQGALQIILTYIEPVSAENLDPAEFQPQASHDVQALLAKLREMLLGIENNEVRTLMECFLVDEALMDEFCRAPAGVKTHHAYHGGLIEHVVNLMETAHRIAELYPKADMSLLLAGVFLHDIGKVRELGYENEFIYTDEGQLLGHLIIGVEMLTEKIQAYQEMTGESFPKEAELRLKHMIVSHHGTYEFGSPRLPMTPEAVALHHLDNLDAKVNEFARFIDDDLNSTSSWTPYSPRLQRKLFKGMTED, from the coding sequence ATGTCTCGACAAAATATAAATCAACTCAAGGATGGTGATACTGTAAACGAGGTTTTTCTGTTAGTTGACAAGCAGTTACGAGCGAATCGGAATGCGAGTCTGTTTCTGTCTGCTGACCTGAGAGACTCAACCGGAGTCGTCAACGCACGGATGTGGAATGTTGTAGAAGAACGGATGCAGCATTTTCAGTCCGGCAATTACGTTCAGGTCAAAGGGAAGGTGCACCTGTTTCAGGGAGCCCTGCAAATCATTCTGACCTACATCGAACCCGTTTCCGCAGAGAACCTGGACCCGGCTGAGTTTCAGCCCCAGGCCTCACATGATGTGCAGGCGTTGCTGGCCAAGCTGCGTGAGATGCTGCTGGGAATTGAAAATAACGAAGTTCGTACGCTCATGGAGTGTTTTCTCGTGGATGAGGCCCTGATGGATGAGTTCTGTCGGGCACCGGCCGGGGTGAAGACGCACCACGCCTATCATGGCGGCCTGATCGAGCATGTCGTGAATCTGATGGAGACGGCACACCGGATTGCGGAGCTGTATCCCAAAGCGGATATGAGCCTGCTGCTGGCAGGGGTTTTCCTGCACGACATCGGAAAAGTGCGCGAGCTGGGCTACGAGAATGAATTCATCTATACCGACGAAGGTCAGCTGCTGGGGCACCTGATTATCGGTGTGGAGATGCTGACCGAGAAGATCCAGGCTTATCAGGAAATGACGGGAGAATCATTCCCGAAAGAGGCGGAACTGCGGTTGAAGCATATGATTGTGAGCCATCACGGCACTTACGAGTTCGGCAGCCCCCGTCTGCCGATGACGCCGGAAGCGGTCGCCCTGCATCATCTGGATAACCTGGATGCGAAAGTCAATGAATTTGCGCGGTTCATTGACGATGATCTGAATTCGACATCCAGCTGGACTCCCTATTCACCTCGCTTGCAGCGAAAACTGTTTAAGGGAATGACTGAGGACTGA
- the rnr gene encoding ribonuclease R has protein sequence MPDFEKKILDYVTRPGYTPLREKALLKKVGGSKSTSSEFEQAMLSLQSRKEILVSDSGLIRPVKKEGWIAGIIKKTSSGAGYLIPHHKPDDIAHDQRHAGDLYISERDMRDAQTGDEVYATVINRRRSGGQICGRVVEIIERASTTFVGTYFETQGEGYVHVDGKIFNSPIHVGDPGAKGVEPEDKVVIDILHFPSKNYLGQGVISKVLGPHGKPGVDLLSIVFEFGIPMDFPDEVLEAAREQASLFDETRLGNRRDLTGETIVTIDPADARDFDDAISLKQNERGHWVLGVHIADVAHFVKEGSTLDREARRRGTSVYLPGRVIPMLPEVISNGLASLQEGQVRFTKSAFIEFTADGVPVHTEFVNSAIRVSKRFAYEQVLPIVQGRDEEGDRVSAEIRELLKNMHHLAMMLRKRRFAGGALELHLSEVRLTFDDKHRVSGAVEREHDESHQIIEEFMLAANIAVAEGLNDRGLRFLRRVHPSPDHQRQIEFAEFVNALGYTLKKAQSRKDLQRLVEQVHGTAVEQAINYSLLRSLKQAEYTDEELGHYALAVEHYCHFTSPIRRYPDLTIHRLIDEILERPDKGKGQSPQGLRQLGHDLSMRERRAESAERELTKVKLLTWMIDNRITTLKTMITGVESFGLFCRGVDVPVEGLLHISRLGKHDYFHQDAAKFSIVGERTGQEFRIGDFLTVEVDKIDLDRRELDFRLPRPEKSGKSKSNSKSKSDQENSKRAGKKSSRASSKGKSAVKKKGRKVKSQRGKKKKRK, from the coding sequence ATGCCTGATTTTGAGAAGAAGATTCTCGATTATGTCACCCGCCCCGGTTACACACCCCTCCGGGAAAAAGCGCTGCTGAAAAAGGTGGGAGGTTCCAAGTCGACTTCTTCTGAGTTTGAGCAGGCGATGCTGAGCCTGCAGTCCCGCAAAGAGATTCTGGTTTCGGATTCCGGTTTGATTCGGCCCGTGAAAAAAGAGGGTTGGATCGCGGGAATTATCAAGAAAACCAGTTCCGGGGCCGGTTACCTGATTCCGCATCATAAACCGGATGACATTGCGCACGACCAGCGGCACGCGGGGGATCTGTATATTTCCGAGCGGGATATGCGAGATGCCCAGACCGGTGACGAAGTTTACGCCACGGTCATCAATCGACGCCGCAGTGGGGGGCAGATCTGCGGACGGGTGGTGGAGATCATTGAGCGGGCGTCGACGACATTTGTCGGGACCTACTTCGAAACGCAGGGCGAAGGTTATGTGCACGTGGATGGCAAGATTTTCAATTCGCCCATCCACGTGGGGGATCCCGGTGCGAAGGGGGTGGAACCCGAAGACAAGGTCGTCATCGATATTCTGCATTTCCCCTCGAAGAACTACCTGGGGCAGGGAGTGATTTCCAAAGTTCTGGGGCCGCACGGTAAGCCGGGCGTCGATCTGCTGTCGATCGTTTTTGAATTCGGCATTCCGATGGATTTCCCGGATGAAGTTCTGGAAGCAGCCCGCGAACAGGCCAGCCTGTTTGATGAGACCAGGCTGGGAAATCGACGGGATCTGACCGGCGAGACGATCGTGACGATCGACCCCGCGGATGCCCGGGACTTCGACGATGCGATTTCGCTGAAGCAGAATGAACGGGGGCACTGGGTGCTCGGTGTGCATATTGCGGACGTGGCCCATTTTGTCAAAGAAGGCTCGACACTCGATCGGGAAGCCCGCCGACGGGGGACCAGCGTGTATCTGCCCGGCAGGGTGATTCCGATGCTGCCAGAGGTTATTTCGAACGGCCTGGCGAGTCTGCAGGAAGGGCAGGTGCGGTTCACCAAGTCGGCTTTTATTGAATTCACAGCGGACGGTGTACCCGTACATACCGAGTTTGTGAATTCCGCGATTCGTGTTTCGAAGCGGTTTGCCTATGAGCAGGTGCTGCCGATTGTCCAGGGGCGTGATGAAGAGGGTGACCGCGTCTCCGCCGAAATACGTGAGCTGCTGAAAAACATGCATCATCTGGCGATGATGCTGCGGAAGCGTCGCTTTGCCGGGGGGGCACTGGAGCTGCATCTCTCCGAAGTACGGCTCACCTTCGACGACAAGCATCGAGTGAGTGGAGCCGTCGAGCGGGAGCATGATGAAAGCCACCAGATCATCGAGGAGTTCATGCTGGCGGCGAATATTGCCGTGGCTGAGGGGCTCAATGATCGGGGATTACGGTTTTTACGTCGTGTGCATCCCTCACCTGACCATCAGCGGCAGATTGAATTCGCCGAGTTTGTGAATGCACTCGGATACACACTCAAAAAAGCCCAGAGCCGAAAAGATCTGCAGCGGCTGGTCGAACAGGTACACGGGACTGCAGTTGAGCAGGCGATCAATTATTCACTGCTGCGGAGCCTGAAGCAGGCTGAATATACCGATGAAGAGCTGGGGCATTATGCACTGGCGGTAGAGCATTACTGCCACTTTACCAGTCCGATTCGACGTTATCCGGACCTGACGATTCATCGGTTGATTGATGAGATTCTGGAGCGTCCCGATAAAGGGAAGGGGCAGAGTCCGCAGGGATTACGTCAGCTGGGGCATGATCTGTCGATGCGTGAGCGTCGCGCCGAATCAGCGGAACGCGAACTGACGAAGGTCAAACTCTTGACCTGGATGATCGACAACAGGATCACCACACTGAAAACCATGATTACAGGAGTGGAGTCGTTCGGGTTGTTCTGCCGCGGGGTGGATGTACCGGTCGAGGGGCTGTTGCATATCAGCCGATTAGGCAAACACGATTACTTTCATCAGGATGCCGCCAAATTCAGTATTGTTGGCGAACGAACCGGGCAGGAGTTTCGCATTGGCGATTTTCTGACAGTGGAAGTAGATAAAATTGATCTGGATCGCAGAGAACTGGATTTCCGTCTGCCCCGCCCGGAGAAATCAGGGAAATCAAAATCGAACAGCAAATCCAAATCGGATCAAGAGAATTCAAAACGTGCGGGTAAGAAATCGTCTCGCGCCTCTTCCAAGGGAAAATCGGCTGTGAAGAAGAAGGGACGTAAAGTGAAGTCCCAGCGCGGTAAGAAAAAGAAACGCAAGTAG
- a CDS encoding succinate dehydrogenase cytochrome b subunit, with translation MVTKLAEKQQSSPTAGGKSATKWIMTLLSSSIGQKFVMGITGLLLCSFLVVHLAGNLLVYVGADAYNDYAKELHSMMLLPVAETGLFLLLFAHIALAFKLTSDNRKARHISYHEKQSKIQEPPSIFGRTPMGRTSSWMFISGSIILIFLIMHMIDMKLHLNPTVDYKDQSPFGIIVQVLGSGLSAPIYIVGTIVLGFHLSHGFWSAFQSLGLNHPKYTPWIKKLAILFAIVIAAGFVSLPLWGFFIR, from the coding sequence ATGGTGACGAAATTGGCTGAGAAACAGCAATCTTCTCCGACAGCAGGCGGAAAATCAGCGACGAAGTGGATCATGACCCTGCTTTCCTCGTCCATTGGTCAGAAGTTCGTGATGGGCATCACGGGGCTGTTATTATGCAGCTTTCTGGTCGTACATCTGGCGGGAAACCTGCTGGTCTATGTCGGGGCGGATGCCTACAACGACTACGCGAAAGAGCTGCACAGCATGATGCTGCTGCCGGTTGCAGAGACCGGGCTGTTTCTGCTGCTGTTTGCCCATATCGCTCTGGCGTTTAAGCTAACCAGCGATAATCGCAAGGCACGACACATCAGTTACCATGAGAAACAGAGCAAGATCCAGGAACCACCCTCTATTTTCGGACGTACTCCGATGGGACGGACCAGTTCCTGGATGTTTATTTCCGGTTCGATCATCCTGATCTTCCTGATCATGCACATGATCGACATGAAGCTGCATTTGAATCCGACAGTGGATTACAAGGATCAGTCACCATTTGGCATCATCGTGCAGGTTCTGGGCAGTGGTCTGAGTGCTCCCATTTACATTGTGGGAACGATCGTACTCGGTTTCCACCTGTCGCACGGTTTCTGGAGTGCGTTCCAGTCGCTGGGGTTGAATCATCCCAAGTACACCCCCTGGATCAAGAAACTGGCGATTCTGTTTGCGATTGTGATCGCCGCGGGGTTTGTCAGCCTGCCACTCTGGGGCTTTTTTATACGCTAA
- a CDS encoding fumarate reductase/succinate dehydrogenase flavoprotein subunit, translating into MAESATTVLNSRVPDGPMAEKWDRCKQEMKLVNPANKRKKKIIVVGTGLAGASAAASLAELGYHVESFCFQDSPRRAHSIAAQGGINAAKNYPNDGDSVWRLFYDTVKGGDFRSREANVHRLAQVSNNIIDQCTAQGVPFARDYGGLLANRSFGGAQVSRTFYARGQTGQQLLLGAYSALMRQVSAGRVKLYPRREMLDLVKVDGVARGIIVRNLITGEFEKYAADCVLLCTGGYGNAFYLSTNAKGSNVTAAWRCHKRGAFFANPCYTQIHPTCIPVSGDYQSKLTLMSESLRNDGRVWVPKSADDKRRGNEIPDGERDYYLERRYPAFGNLVPRDVASRAAKERCDAGYGVGATGQAVFLDFRDAIARDGRHAIETKYGNLFHMYHKITGEDPYQVPMRIYPAVHYTMGGLWVDYHLQSTIPGLFVLGEANFSDHGANRLGASALMQGLADGYFVAPYTTGHYLGSNALPDVSTDDEAFVEAMASAQDRNAKILGVNGTRSSDSIHRELGHILWEYCGMSRERQGLETAMGKIRELRDEFWSSVKVLGEGEQLNQNLEHAGRLADFLEFGELLVRDALVREESCGGHFRAEHQTPENEALRDDENFCHVAAWEFKGVGNEPVEHREHLEFTEVPLATRSYK; encoded by the coding sequence ATGGCCGAGTCGGCTACGACGGTTTTGAATTCTCGAGTTCCTGATGGTCCCATGGCCGAAAAATGGGATCGCTGTAAGCAGGAGATGAAGCTGGTCAATCCAGCCAATAAACGGAAGAAGAAGATCATTGTGGTGGGAACCGGTCTGGCAGGGGCCTCGGCTGCTGCTTCCCTGGCGGAACTGGGATACCATGTGGAATCGTTCTGTTTCCAGGACTCTCCAAGGCGGGCTCACAGTATCGCCGCCCAGGGTGGGATCAATGCCGCTAAGAACTACCCCAACGACGGCGACAGTGTGTGGCGTCTGTTCTACGATACGGTGAAGGGGGGCGACTTCCGCAGCCGCGAAGCCAACGTGCATCGTCTGGCCCAGGTCAGTAACAATATTATCGATCAGTGTACCGCACAAGGGGTCCCCTTCGCCCGCGATTATGGCGGACTGCTGGCTAATCGTTCGTTTGGGGGCGCCCAGGTGTCCCGAACTTTCTATGCCCGCGGGCAGACGGGGCAGCAGCTGTTGCTGGGAGCCTACAGTGCGTTAATGCGTCAGGTCAGTGCCGGACGCGTGAAATTGTATCCGCGGCGTGAGATGCTGGATCTGGTCAAAGTGGACGGGGTGGCCCGGGGGATTATCGTCCGTAACCTGATTACCGGCGAGTTCGAAAAATACGCGGCTGACTGCGTGCTGCTTTGTACGGGCGGTTACGGGAATGCCTTCTACCTGTCGACCAACGCCAAAGGTTCAAATGTTACCGCAGCCTGGCGCTGTCATAAGCGGGGGGCGTTCTTTGCGAATCCCTGTTACACACAGATCCATCCTACGTGTATTCCGGTCAGTGGCGATTACCAGTCCAAGCTGACCCTGATGAGTGAAAGTCTGCGAAACGACGGACGGGTCTGGGTACCCAAGTCGGCCGACGACAAACGCCGCGGGAATGAAATTCCCGATGGTGAGCGCGACTACTACCTCGAACGTCGCTATCCCGCGTTTGGGAACCTGGTGCCCCGCGATGTGGCTTCCCGGGCAGCCAAAGAACGCTGTGATGCCGGCTATGGTGTGGGAGCGACCGGACAGGCTGTCTTCCTGGATTTCCGGGATGCGATTGCCCGCGACGGCAGACACGCCATCGAAACCAAGTACGGCAACCTGTTCCACATGTATCACAAAATTACCGGGGAAGATCCTTATCAGGTACCGATGCGGATCTATCCTGCGGTGCATTATACAATGGGCGGCCTGTGGGTGGACTATCATCTGCAGAGTACCATTCCCGGACTGTTTGTGCTGGGTGAAGCGAACTTCTCCGACCACGGGGCCAACCGGCTGGGGGCTTCTGCACTGATGCAGGGGCTGGCAGACGGTTACTTTGTGGCTCCCTACACGACCGGTCACTATCTCGGTTCGAATGCTCTGCCCGACGTTTCGACGGACGATGAAGCATTTGTCGAAGCGATGGCGAGTGCCCAGGATCGGAACGCGAAGATTCTGGGAGTGAACGGGACGCGTTCTTCGGACAGCATCCATCGTGAACTGGGGCATATTCTCTGGGAATACTGCGGCATGTCCCGGGAACGCCAGGGGCTGGAAACCGCGATGGGCAAGATTCGCGAACTGCGGGACGAATTCTGGTCGAGTGTCAAAGTTCTGGGTGAAGGCGAGCAGTTGAACCAGAACCTGGAACACGCCGGTCGACTGGCTGATTTCCTGGAATTCGGAGAGCTGCTGGTGCGGGACGCGCTGGTCCGGGAAGAATCGTGTGGCGGTCACTTCCGGGCAGAACATCAGACTCCGGAAAATGAAGCATTACGTGATGATGAGAATTTCTGTCACGTGGCTGCCTGGGAGTTCAAAGGGGTCGGCAATGAGCCGGTCGAACATCGTGAGCATTTAGAATTTACAGAAGTACCTCTGGCTACGAGGAGTTATAAATAA
- a CDS encoding succinate dehydrogenase/fumarate reductase iron-sulfur subunit, with product MSETLDLTLRIWRQPGPDAIGRYVEYKVTDISTHMSFLEMLDVLNQQLVEQGEEMIAFDHDCREGICGMCSLMINGQAHGPDTGTTTCQLHMRRFKSGDTIVIEPWRSQAFPVVRDLVVDRSAFDRIIEQGGYISVSTGNAPDANTTPVPLPVQETAMDAAACIGCGACVAACKNASAMLFVSAKVSHLSVLPQGAPERASRVQKMVAQMDAEGFGNCTNTEECQAACPAEISVSNIARLNREYLRAQLCSKD from the coding sequence ATGAGCGAGACTCTGGATCTGACGCTCAGAATCTGGCGCCAGCCTGGCCCCGATGCCATCGGGCGTTATGTGGAATACAAGGTTACCGACATCTCCACGCATATGTCCTTTCTGGAAATGCTGGACGTGCTCAACCAGCAACTGGTAGAGCAGGGCGAAGAGATGATCGCCTTTGACCATGACTGTCGTGAAGGCATTTGCGGGATGTGCAGCCTGATGATCAACGGGCAGGCACATGGACCCGATACGGGCACGACGACCTGTCAGCTGCATATGCGGCGGTTCAAGAGTGGCGATACGATCGTGATTGAACCCTGGCGTTCACAGGCCTTTCCTGTGGTCCGCGACCTGGTGGTCGATCGCAGTGCCTTTGATCGAATCATCGAACAGGGGGGCTACATTTCGGTGAGCACCGGTAATGCTCCCGATGCGAACACCACTCCCGTGCCGTTGCCCGTACAGGAGACGGCCATGGATGCTGCGGCCTGCATTGGCTGTGGTGCCTGCGTGGCTGCCTGTAAGAATGCCTCTGCGATGCTGTTTGTTTCGGCCAAGGTTTCGCATCTGTCGGTTCTGCCCCAGGGAGCTCCCGAGCGTGCGAGCCGCGTGCAGAAAATGGTGGCCCAGATGGATGCAGAGGGTTTTGGAAACTGTACCAACACCGAAGAGTGCCAGGCCGCCTGTCCGGCTGAGATTTCGGTTTCCAACATTGCCCGCCTCAACCGGGAATACCTGCGAGCCCAGCTGTGTTCGAAAGACTAA
- the gcvT gene encoding glycine cleavage system aminomethyltransferase GcvT, producing MSDSLLTTACHQWHVEHGGRMVDFAGWDMPLLYTNITEEHHAVRQAAGLFDIAHMGRLFFSGPDACRFLDHLLTNSVESLKPGQIRYSLVTNEAGGILDDVLVYRFSEFYLLVVNASNRLKIVDWIAQQQDGFDVQVDDQTCEKFMLALQGPASLGILNPLADAELSEIKYYYGVETKVLGVDALVSRTGYTGEDGFEVVVDQAEGLALWERLIADGQSAGLVPAGLGCRDTLRLEAAMPLYGHELDEETDPFTAGLNFAVKLQAADFIGKEALVAAKAREDRKVRIGFTLEGKRAAREGAELFQGEQRVGVVTSGSFSPTLDMPIGMAYVESASAEPGQVLEADIRGKRFPVKVTPLPFYKRDT from the coding sequence GTGTCTGATTCATTACTCACTACTGCCTGTCATCAGTGGCACGTTGAGCATGGCGGCCGGATGGTCGATTTCGCCGGCTGGGATATGCCGCTGCTGTATACCAACATCACCGAAGAACATCATGCGGTGCGTCAGGCGGCGGGTCTGTTCGACATTGCCCATATGGGACGACTGTTTTTCAGTGGTCCGGATGCGTGTCGTTTCCTGGATCACCTGCTGACGAACAGTGTTGAGTCGCTCAAACCGGGGCAGATTCGTTACTCGCTGGTGACGAATGAAGCCGGGGGGATCCTGGATGATGTGCTCGTTTACCGGTTCTCCGAGTTCTATCTGCTGGTCGTGAATGCGTCCAATCGTCTGAAGATTGTCGACTGGATTGCGCAGCAGCAGGATGGCTTTGATGTGCAGGTGGATGATCAGACATGTGAGAAATTCATGCTGGCGCTGCAGGGACCTGCTTCGCTGGGAATTCTGAATCCACTGGCGGACGCCGAACTGAGCGAGATCAAATATTACTATGGCGTGGAGACCAAAGTGCTGGGCGTGGATGCGCTCGTCAGCCGGACCGGGTATACCGGGGAAGACGGCTTTGAGGTGGTGGTCGATCAGGCGGAGGGCCTGGCGCTGTGGGAACGTCTGATTGCCGACGGTCAGAGTGCCGGGCTGGTACCTGCAGGACTGGGCTGCCGGGATACTTTGCGTCTGGAAGCCGCGATGCCTTTGTACGGCCACGAACTGGATGAAGAGACCGATCCGTTCACCGCGGGATTGAACTTCGCTGTGAAGCTGCAGGCGGCTGATTTCATTGGTAAAGAAGCACTGGTCGCTGCGAAAGCACGCGAGGACCGCAAAGTTCGCATCGGTTTTACACTGGAAGGGAAGCGGGCGGCTCGCGAAGGGGCCGAACTGTTCCAGGGCGAACAGCGGGTAGGTGTGGTGACATCCGGATCCTTTTCTCCGACGCTGGATATGCCGATCGGGATGGCTTATGTTGAATCTGCGTCTGCTGAACCGGGTCAGGTTCTGGAAGCGGATATTCGCGGCAAGCGATTTCCGGTAAAAGTGACTCCGCTGCCGTTCTACAAGCGCGACACTTAA
- a CDS encoding fatty acid desaturase family protein, which yields MSVTQFTEQELKALEEKTTIPRFLFLPVGLVAIWCLAVYWPTDAISWQIFLTLFISYCLFCWTSCFHECSHHTLSGSKNASIWLGRILGTAMFVPYTVYRESHIRHHAYLNKPSDWELWPYSDPNTSLRFRRVFIWFDLILGVFMAPFIYGRIFWHKDSPLTDPKLRRTIRYEYAGIVVTWGLIIGLCIHFDAIWGLLRVWVLPHYLAGIYQNTRKFTEHLGMSSYDPMLGTRTVVGNNIITKLCTYFNFDIFVHGPHHRHPKIAHNLLLQKMDDYKEQNPDVKYPVFTTYWAAIIDMAPSFFKQPGVGMNAGAPAPAKEKKQIDNFVGDVSKEVLAETDLSSRKD from the coding sequence GTGTCCGTAACTCAATTCACTGAACAGGAATTAAAAGCCCTGGAAGAAAAAACGACGATCCCTCGTTTTTTGTTCCTGCCTGTAGGATTGGTCGCAATCTGGTGTCTTGCCGTTTACTGGCCCACTGATGCCATCAGCTGGCAGATTTTTCTGACCCTGTTTATCTCCTACTGCCTGTTCTGCTGGACCAGTTGTTTTCACGAATGCTCGCATCATACGCTTTCCGGCTCCAAAAACGCCAGTATCTGGCTGGGACGGATTTTAGGGACGGCCATGTTCGTGCCCTACACTGTCTATCGTGAAAGCCATATTCGCCATCACGCTTACCTGAATAAACCAAGTGACTGGGAACTCTGGCCCTATTCCGACCCCAATACATCACTCCGCTTCCGCAGAGTCTTCATCTGGTTCGACCTGATTCTGGGTGTGTTTATGGCTCCCTTCATCTACGGTCGCATCTTCTGGCATAAAGATTCGCCACTCACAGATCCCAAGCTCCGCAGAACTATCCGCTATGAATATGCAGGCATTGTAGTCACCTGGGGCTTGATCATCGGCCTCTGTATCCACTTCGATGCCATCTGGGGGCTGTTACGCGTCTGGGTTCTGCCCCACTATCTGGCAGGCATCTACCAGAATACTCGTAAATTCACAGAACACCTGGGCATGAGCAGCTACGATCCCATGCTGGGAACCCGAACGGTCGTGGGTAACAACATCATCACGAAGCTCTGCACCTACTTCAACTTTGACATTTTTGTACATGGCCCGCACCACCGCCATCCCAAGATCGCTCACAACCTGCTCCTGCAGAAAATGGATGATTACAAGGAACAGAACCCCGACGTCAAATACCCGGTCTTCACGACCTACTGGGCAGCCATCATCGACATGGCCCCCTCATTCTTTAAACAACCGGGTGTGGGAATGAATGCGGGAGCGCCTGCTCCAGCAAAAGAAAAGAAACAGATCGACAACTTCGTTGGCGATGTTTCCAAGGAAGTCCTCGCAGAAACCGACCTCTCCTCCCGGAAAGACTGA